GGTGTTCAAGGTGATGCAAAGTTTGAATTATTATTCTTGATTACATTTTGAATTCATAAGAACGTGATATTTGGTAGCTACAGCTAGCAAAGAATATAGTTCTGAATGTAATAATTGTTTCCATTCAGTTTTATGGGTATTTTTGAAAGGAAAAAAGTCTAAGCCATCAATGAGGAAATCATCAGAAGTGTACATTGTCAACCAATTACATGTGAATGGACCATTTGAATGGTGAGACAAACTTATGAattctaataaaaataactaaataaatagtaaaatttaatGCTTAATTGGAAgtaaatttataatttcaattttttttaaatttaagatttttatattatttaagttttagtATATAGAAACATTTGAttgtaatgaaaaaaattaaagttggTATTTGTTATATTTGATAACACAACATAACACACAATATTAGGTTAtcatacataaataaaattaaaaaataatttcactgtttacataaataaaaaaaattgatacatctataaaattatgacaacaataatatcaatgtacggaaataaaacaaattagtgagaaagaacGAAGTAAACAATACATATAACCaaccatttaaatttaaataaattgttatTCAAAATTCTCTCAAGACACATAAATTGTTATTCAAAATTCTCTCATGACACAGGAGGTGATGTTTTGTGTGTTGGTTGTGCTTCTTGCAATGGCTTCCCTAAAACACATGAGGTGATGTTTTCTGACTTTCATGTCTttctcatttttaaattttctgatTTGGGATTAATATGATGCTCTGTTTGCAGATTCAGTTGACATATTTTGATCCAGGGAGCTCAGTAACAACGCCACGATCTCATGGTCCGACCAAAGATGCAGTTGGGTGAACAGTCCTTTTATTGACGCTGTTCTGTCCAAAGAGATTCtttgagatttttattttcagaaattACATAATTATCTAGCAATAATGACAATAACAGTAGTgtccctaatttttttttgtgtttttgtgtAAGATAAATTTCAcatcaaaattatttaaaaaagaagtaaataataaaatgatattgTGTATTATTCTGTgtgttttaaataaatattttacttcgattcttttatttgatcaaaatatgatttgttttgttttacaatTATTCTTTTGTGATTTTGTAGTGATCTATAACGAGGAAATAAATGATAcgtattttataaaaagaagaagacaagtcATCTATCACGCAGTTGTTACTGCAACAATTTTGATGTACAATTGATATAAATTCTATATAAAGAAATTTCACATAAATAATGATCAATACAAAATATGTAATtgcatttttgaaattaaaaattcatGCCAAATACTTAATGAATCTACTCGCCGCGCGAAGCGCGGCCCGACCCTAGTGAacatatataatagaaataggATTATGTTCACATGGCATAACAAAACCAGATCATATAACTAAACagttgtttataaattaatattcaaaaattaaacGAATTCTAAAGTTCATCAGGATACTTTTTTGCTATATGAAAATTCAATTGTGGCTATTAGTTGGATGCAAGACTATGGTCAGGGTCATTAGAGTACGTTTAGAgtgtttttgttaattattttttttcttgaattagggtttttattttCCCTTTTCATGTAATGCTTTTTTTTGGCATAAGgatttgatgtttaatgtaCTGTCCTGTTATCATAAAGGGGTACTAAAAATTTGTTTGCTATGGTTGAAATAAAAACGCCTAAATTTTACCTTAATTCGATACAAAACTATTTTTGGCATCACTAATGTTTCATCAATGATGTTTCTCATTGCATAATCGATGTATATCATATTAGAATCTTGATCTTGTTTTTAACTtggatatatatgttttttttaataaaaggttcttattaatttgaataaaaatgaaacttaCAAACAAGAAATTACAGTGAAAACAGAGCACAGAAGCTCAAATCGTCAGgaatcaattctttttttttttgactaaagagAATCAATTCCTTTCCAAAGAAATTACCAAACCAGAAACTAAGTGTTCTCTACCACTGACGATATTAATCAACAAGAAAACCGAGCACCAACGATAAAGAAATATTCAACTTCAACTTCATATCTCCAAATATTCTCATTTCGAGCTTTGGCCATGGGATTTACTAAAACTTTGAAAGGTTACCTCTGTAGTTGTGGTATTGCCAGCTACCAAAAAAATGTGCATGATCAGCCAGTGGTAGACTGGTGGTGGTGATTTGTAGAAGGCTCATAGCCGTTGGATTAACACATCGATCCTCGGTCGGGAGGAGAGCATTTGTtcaaacatttttcttttttagcaACTTGTTCAAACGTTTATAGAAAATAATCTGGGAGATAAGACCATTCAAAGGAGAATTTTTTAAGTTCGTTTTTAATGATGTAACTTGTAATCAAGTACGTTGAATGTGATAGATATTACGTTTTTGATAGAATTTCGAAAAGTTCCCTTATAATCTGaaattattactttttatttaatttgtatgTCAAACTTTTAAATCAGTTGTGAAGACCAGaataacatgtttttatttatttgttgtgCACATTAAAACAATTACCTTCCAGttgaaataattttcttttacacagaaatatttatttctataaattttatttatgtcaAAGAAGGAAACacattttaaattcaaaattgcAAATGGTCAAGACTTAAGAGttggtaaaaaaaattcttgcaATTGAAATATTTGTCTTTTACacagaaataatatataattctaCTTTTATGTATGTTAAAGAAGGAAACACATTATTTTTTTCCAGAATTGCAAATGGTCAAGAGTTGGTAAAAAAGTtcccaaaaaataaataaatgtagaaTCTTTTACATCCTTCATAACAGCAAAAAAAtatcttcattttcattttcattttcattttcatatccATCCATGTCTCAACGCTAAGTGCATTCAATCTCTTCTCTCTCGCTTTactttctttcatcttctttgaTCCAATAGCCATGACGACatgctcatcatcatcatcatcatcatcatcgtcaccTAGAAAGCTCCAATATCCTATCGATGACAATGATTGGATCAGCAAACTCCCAGACGAGTTATTGCAATTGATTCTCTCAAAATTGTCCACCGAAGAAGCTGTAAGAACAAGTCTTTTATCGTCACGATGGGAGGATGTGTGGAAATGGAGGTCTCATCTCGTCCTCGACATGAACAAGGTCTTGGAAACAACCCCCAATGAAGATTTGCACCGAGTTTCTGTTGAGTTGGCTAGGTCAATGACCAAGGTTCGTCAGTTCTCTTCTCTCgtagattttcattttaatcattttctttATGAAGGtttgtctctctctatatatataagagaatACACAAAATGGACCGGCCTGTAGACTAATGTATGGATAGATGATTGTGCATTTGGATTTGTAGTAGAAGAatcaactatatgatataatatgCGATAAGTGTTGCGTTACTCCACTTCAGACAAGCAAAACTACATGATACTTAATGATGGCTTTCAgttgtaaatatttaatttttgatatttgataCAACAAATTAGCTGGAAACTAATCATGCACAGAGTAGACAACacttcttaatatatatagattttgatAGACAACTTCTATTCCATGCATGCAAATGTTTGCATGTATATAACATGAAATTAatacattgaataattaaaaaataattataatcatTTTACATTCTGTAGGCTATAAATAATTACCATGGACACCTAGAAAGATGCATTATTCAGCATTATGTATCCCAATGTAAGGATGGTACGCTCCAAAGTTGGATCCACTCAGTGACTCGTTTGGAACACACAAAAGATCTCACACTTGTAAACTACATCCCTGCTACAAGGCGTTGCACAAGAGCTAGTTTGCTCAGCTTGCTCCCAGATACATTTTCACATCATAGCCTCACTTCACTATCACTTTGTGGATACACCCTAATAGGTCCACGTGCCTTCAGCAATTGCAAGAATCTTAAGACCCTCAAGCTTATAAACGTTGTCATCTCACAAGCTAGTGTCCTTAGTGGAGTTTTAGCAGCTTGCTCCTCCCTCGAGGTGGTTGTGTTGAAAGTCAATTTCCTAACCCCACGTGGTGTGTTGAAGATTGAGAACAACAACTTGAAGTTCTTGCAATTGTCTTTCCTTTACGAGATTGATAGGATGGAAGTGTATGCAACTTGTCTAGATGTTCTAGACATCAGGTGTATCAAAGTTAAGAGAGACAACTTCATCCTCGTTGCTCCCAATATCCAGGTTAACACAAATGCTTGGTTGGATGATCACGGCTGTATGGATTGTCCTCACCTCTACTATCATGTATCATCATATCTCGCTCAGGTACAAACTTAACTAACACAatctttttgaatattttgaaaattacatatatatatattgacatgAATGATGTATTTCTGAATCTTAATTAGGAGGAAAAAAACATTTGGCATGAGCTTTTGGTGAGTGACTTTCATGATATGAGACGGTCTGGGTGTTTATCAGTGAGTGTAGATTTAACTGATCCGGAAGAAGTGGAGATACCGAAGGAAGTTTTGCTTATGTGGACCGATCTTTTGATGGAGTTTGAGATCTTGTTCAAGGTACATTAATGTCATGTTTAAATTGTCATTATTGGATAGAACTTGACCACTTCTctcatatatcatatttttgtttcagaACAAGAAATCTCCTATAGAAGAAGGTGAATGTTCTACTAACGACAGAACACATGCAAAACCGTTCCTTAACGGTGATTTATGGTTTTATAATGTGTGGTTGTATAATTTTGATGGTTCGAATGATGAAGAGTTTGCGTTTGCTTCACATTTGTTGATGCAAGAGACAGTGATAATTAAGATGATGATCGAGACTTCTTCGTTTCCTCCGACGAAGAAGTTGAATGCAGAAGCAGCTGTGGCCAAGTTGATGGAACTTCCTAAACGTTACAAACATTTTATTGAATGCTTCTGATGAAACTTTGGTTCCATTAATAGTATAAACTGTTTACTagccttttctttattttatctGTGGATAATGTTGTTTTCGTACTTATTTTGTGTTCTACCATTTGAGAATTTATGACTAAAACAAATAGATTTGAGATTTAAATTGTCTTAATCTTGATTTAGTTTGAGTTATGGATCTAACTCATACATAACTCAAAAATGTCATCAATCATgcattaaatttagtttttattttattttaaatttgaattatcATGTATTATGGTTGAGTCACAATTTTGAGTTACACCTTTTGTAAAATTGttaaatcaaaacttaatgcaACATCATGACTAATCCCATGTTTTAGAATTGAGGTACAGTTATAGTTAAAGTTTCTGTCTAAAGTAcaagtgaaaataataaattcaaaacaCACACCACGTACAGAAAAGCTTTATGTTATACGTTTTGGATTTTTTGTtcgtaaataaatattatttatatttccaAAACCACCATAGCAATatcttattctttttttctgGAAATATTTTTAGCAATATCATACAACTTGGCCTAATTTTGTGTTAGTCAAAGATTTTTTATTCTCTTTATTGTTCTTATTTTGTATTGttaactttaaattattattttacataatcTTATtagttgtaaattttatttgaaatggaaatttataaattactttATTATTGATATCGGATAAATATTATAATCAGTAAGTATAGTtcttagaaaaaatatatactgcaacttaatttttgttaaaatttattctatacatattaaaaaaatattttattatttatttattttaaataggttaatgttttttttgttattaataataattcatcaCCTTaggtttataattatatttattttattgaaaactatACTGCAACTTATACATCGAAAAGGTTACCAATCAtcaatttttctaaaattataacttttatttttactgAAAACTTACCACATAAAGTTACTGTTTTTACCAcataatttttactttaaattacATCGAATTGcaatatatattgtaactcactTCAATACTACATGTCACCAATCAAAACCTTAATATGAATACTATCTGACGTTCTGGTATTTTTAGTTAATGCTTTTGCAAATGAGACTGCGTTATATGAACCTATATAACAGAAaaagaatttttgttttcacatcATGTAATAAGTAAACGACTAAAATTCAACGAATTTCTTATGTTAAACGGAgtatttttttgatgaaatttcacatttattgatCAAATAGTAGAAATGAttacatttacaaaagaatCAGGCTATGAAGAATACACTGAAATAAAGAAAGAATAAGAAAACTATAGCAAGACCGCCTTCTGCCTAACCCATGAGCTCAAACAATCGCTGTAGAAGTCCAGCATATCTATGCTGCAGATCATACTTCAGTGACACTATCCTATTCCTCATCGATCTATCAATAACCTTATGCATCTGGTTTGTCGACGTCCAGTTGCCTTGATGTCGCCTGGAgtttctttctctccatataTGATAAATGACTGTTTGAAAGATCATCTTGATTAGAATGAAGTCAAGTCTATTTACCCTCTCGTGTTTGATCGCATTAAGCGTAATAGACCAGCCAGGGTTTGTCCTGCGGCCAAAGAATCCTCTCACCAGAccttcccaaacagggaaagaGTAGGGACAAACAAAGAAGATATGATCTCTTGTCTCATCCCTTTCTCCACATAGTCCACACCTCTGCGTAATACCCCAACTCCTCATCCTGTCTCCAGTAGAAAACCGGTTTTGTACTGCTAGCCAAGTGATAAAGGCGTACCGAGGTGTGCTCTAAGCGAACCATACGCTCAACAAGGCCAAGTGATAAACGgagtattttttttactatgtgAAAAGTAAATTGTGGCTAAATTGTATCAACAAGGCTATGTCAGGGTGATCAGGGTACGTTTAGATGTTTTAGTTAATCagtctttgtattttaatttataatttaggtTTTcacatttttcctttttatgttATCGGTTTTcgacataaatatttttttaagaaatgagAATTAATTAGTGTTAcgttcaaaataaaatagaagcAATTTATGCTATTACTGGAACAAAAATAACTTAACTTTATCTTAATTCGGTACATGATCAATGTAGTATCACTAATCTATTACTTCTTCTGTTTCACATAGAATTCTTTGTAATATCGCAATTTATACTTATTGTAGGATATGAGAATTATTTTTATGGTATTGTAACAAAGACCTAAAATATATTAGTAGTgtgtatctatactattaaaatagaagtcatgacttctttcatgttGATATTTTAAATGGACCATCCCTAGAAAGTtgattacattattttttttgtattttcgtAATAAAATCCTAACAACATATTTAttccatcaaaatattattagacATGCATCGAAAATATGTTATTCCATcaatatataattgtatttgCATATAACCATTTATCATCTacttaaaataataacatttaattattctaGAGTTAATACCTGTATATGATCTAATTAATagtaataataacatttattatgaaaatacaataatgtagaaatttaccatgaaaataataaaatcgaatcattaattaaaaatcctaacactattgtatttgcatgataaatgttattatattaattattatattatacattatacatgtatcaatatttatatagatattgtgttaacaaaaatatattgatagacatataatattttaaaatacaatactatatattCAACCATATACTTTCTTTATAATAAATtgcttttaatatatatatatatatatatactatagtGATGAATTTTTCATacgtgatttttttaatatggacCATACTTTAAAACTTTATCAAATTTTACATGAAttagttataatatttataatattttattttttatttgaatacatataaatattttcttaagaaagttctaacaaaatcttttaaaatctttttagagtcaattttaattttattttaaaaagtacttaattttaattttagttatcataaaatataattagaaattaaatttattttagtgttGATTTATATGcggaaatttaaaattatataaaatatttgaattatatattaaatgataataacaatttaaactgattaattttcttaaatacaatttaaaaagattttttagaaatattcatttctattttaaaataaaagaagataTTTATCCAACTTAGTGTATTT
The nucleotide sequence above comes from Brassica napus cultivar Da-Ae chromosome A9, Da-Ae, whole genome shotgun sequence. Encoded proteins:
- the LOC125578502 gene encoding F-box protein At3g60790-like — encoded protein: MTTCSSSSSSSSSSPRKLQYPIDDNDWISKLPDELLQLILSKLSTEEAVRTSLLSSRWEDVWKWRSHLVLDMNKVLETTPNEDLHRVSVELARSMTKAINNYHGHLERCIIQHYVSQCKDGTLQSWIHSVTRLEHTKDLTLVNYIPATRRCTRASLLSLLPDTFSHHSLTSLSLCGYTLIGPRAFSNCKNLKTLKLINVVISQASVLSGVLAACSSLEVVVLKVNFLTPRGVLKIENNNLKFLQLSFLYEIDRMEVYATCLDVLDIRCIKVKRDNFILVAPNIQVNTNAWLDDHGCMDCPHLYYHVSSYLAQEEKNIWHELLVSDFHDMRRSGCLSVSVDLTDPEEVEIPKEVLLMWTDLLMEFEILFKNKKSPIEEGECSTNDRTHAKPFLNGDLWFYNVWLYNFDGSNDEEFAFASHLLMQETVIIKMMIETSSFPPTKKLNAEAAVAKLMELPKRYKHFIECF